In the bacterium genome, one interval contains:
- a CDS encoding flavodoxin family protein has product MRKTILVVYHSQSGNTLSMAKEVADGAASIPGVRAVLKRATETQARDLLDCDGLILGSPEYFGYMAGALKDLFDRTYEQLRGHPRIFRKPYAVFISAGNDGQGALHSIERICIGYQFKKVQSPVVAKGPVTEQVLERCRELGQTMAAGCEAGIF; this is encoded by the coding sequence ATGAGAAAGACCATACTGGTTGTTTACCACTCCCAATCTGGAAACACCTTGAGCATGGCCAAAGAGGTGGCCGATGGGGCGGCCTCCATCCCGGGTGTCAGGGCAGTGCTAAAGAGGGCTACTGAAACACAGGCCAGGGATCTGCTGGATTGTGACGGCCTTATTCTGGGCTCCCCCGAATACTTTGGTTACATGGCAGGAGCCTTGAAGGACCTCTTTGACAGAACATACGAGCAACTGAGAGGGCACCCCAGGATATTTCGGAAGCCCTATGCGGTTTTCATAAGCGCCGGCAATGACGGCCAGGGTGCTTTGCACAGCATCGAGCGCATATGTATCGGTTATCAGTTCAAAAAGGTGCAATCGCCCGTTGTCGCAAAGGGCCCGGTAACAGAGCAAGTCCTGGAGCGCTGCAGAGAATTGGGTCAGACCATGGCAGCGGGATGCGAAGCGGGAATCTTTTGA
- a CDS encoding succinate CoA transferase, whose product MKSRYPLISAEEAASFIPHGSTVTFSGFGAAASAKAVPKALAARARELHGRGEPFKLRVLTGASTDENLDEEMARAQAISWRAPYQSSPTLRKQINSQEVEYVDMHLSHVPQAVIFGFFGKIDFAVIEATEITPDGRVYLTTSIGASPTFLQHAQKVIIEINHSQSPRLREMADILVLPPPPHRNPIPIHHPLTKIGWPYAVVDPLKVMGIVETNEPDHVPGFSPPDEVSQRIAHHVVRFLLDEVSAGRIPKEFLPLQSGVGNVANAVMASLGEHPDVPPFQMYSEVYQDALVDLMMDGRLLGASAASLNLSPSCMDKVISNMDFFASKIVLRPQELSNHPGIIRRLGVIAMNTALEADIYGNVNSTHVCGQHIMNGVGGSGEFTRNSYLSIFMCPSISKGGRISHIVPMCPHVDNNEHSVQILVTEQGLADLRGLGPAQRAQRIIERCAHPAYKDYLLRYLQEAPLGHIRHDLSRCFELHRNLLEHGSMLPDLKLE is encoded by the coding sequence ATGAAATCCCGTTACCCGCTGATCAGTGCAGAGGAAGCAGCATCCTTTATCCCCCACGGATCCACGGTCACATTCAGTGGCTTTGGAGCTGCGGCCTCGGCCAAAGCAGTACCAAAGGCCCTGGCTGCCAGGGCCAGGGAACTCCATGGCCGGGGTGAGCCCTTTAAATTAAGGGTTCTGACAGGGGCTTCCACGGATGAGAACTTGGACGAAGAGATGGCCCGGGCGCAGGCCATCTCATGGCGGGCCCCTTACCAGTCCTCTCCCACTTTGCGCAAACAGATCAACTCCCAGGAGGTGGAGTACGTGGACATGCATCTTTCCCACGTACCCCAGGCGGTCATCTTCGGGTTCTTCGGCAAAATAGATTTCGCGGTCATAGAGGCCACGGAGATAACCCCTGACGGCCGCGTCTATTTGACCACCTCCATAGGAGCTTCCCCCACCTTTCTCCAACACGCCCAAAAGGTGATCATAGAGATCAACCACAGCCAGTCCCCCAGGCTGCGGGAAATGGCAGACATACTGGTGCTTCCGCCTCCCCCCCACAGGAACCCCATACCCATACACCATCCTCTGACAAAGATCGGATGGCCTTACGCGGTGGTGGATCCCCTTAAGGTCATGGGCATAGTGGAAACAAACGAGCCGGACCACGTGCCTGGCTTCTCACCCCCTGATGAAGTTTCCCAGCGCATTGCCCACCATGTGGTACGCTTTCTCCTGGATGAGGTCTCTGCAGGCAGAATACCCAAGGAATTCCTGCCGCTTCAGTCAGGGGTGGGCAATGTGGCCAATGCTGTCATGGCCAGTTTGGGAGAGCACCCGGATGTGCCTCCCTTCCAGATGTACTCGGAGGTTTACCAGGATGCCTTGGTGGATCTCATGATGGATGGCAGGCTCTTGGGGGCCAGTGCCGCCAGTCTTAACCTGAGCCCTTCTTGCATGGACAAGGTGATATCCAACATGGACTTTTTTGCTTCCAAGATAGTGCTAAGACCCCAGGAGCTGAGCAATCACCCTGGAATCATAAGGCGGCTTGGGGTAATAGCCATGAACACAGCCTTGGAAGCGGATATTTATGGTAACGTGAACTCAACCCACGTGTGCGGTCAGCACATAATGAACGGGGTGGGTGGAAGCGGTGAGTTCACCAGAAACAGTTACCTTTCCATCTTTATGTGCCCTTCCATCAGCAAGGGAGGGAGAATATCCCACATAGTGCCCATGTGCCCTCATGTGGACAACAACGAGCATTCAGTGCAAATACTGGTCACAGAGCAGGGGCTTGCGGATCTGCGTGGACTGGGTCCTGCCCAAAGGGCACAGAGGATCATAGAGAGGTGCGCCCACCCGGCTTACAAGGATTACCTCCTGCGCTACCTGCAGGAGGCTCCCCTGGGTCACATTCGCCATGACCTTTCCCGTTGCTTTGAGCTGCACAGAAATCTTCTGGAGCATGGCTCCATGCTGCCTGATTTGAAGCTTGAGTGA
- a CDS encoding ABC transporter permease: MSRWNISRRFMRVWERNLRVYRRTWAISFIPPVLEPVLYLLAFGVGLSALVGEVHYRGSRLSYVTFIAPSLLSINIMYNSFFENTYASFVRMYYQKTFDAMLATPLSLEEVITGEIVWGATKSVLATVLMLCVVSLFGLIHYPHGLLILPLALLGGIAFGSMGMLFTSFVPHIEMFNLPIFLLISPMFLFSGTFFPLEVLPQWVRPLAWALPLTHLVEASRSLALGRLEMELFWHLLYLSLLSSILFPLAISRMRARLIK, encoded by the coding sequence ATGAGCCGCTGGAACATATCGAGGCGCTTCATGAGAGTCTGGGAGAGAAACCTGAGGGTTTACCGAAGGACCTGGGCCATCAGCTTCATCCCCCCTGTGTTGGAGCCTGTCCTGTACCTGCTGGCCTTTGGGGTGGGGTTAAGCGCCCTTGTGGGTGAGGTGCACTATCGCGGATCACGGCTATCCTATGTGACTTTTATAGCCCCATCCCTTCTTTCCATAAACATCATGTACAACTCCTTTTTCGAGAACACCTATGCCTCCTTTGTGCGCATGTATTACCAAAAGACCTTCGATGCCATGCTGGCTACGCCCCTTTCCCTGGAGGAGGTGATCACAGGTGAGATCGTTTGGGGGGCTACCAAGTCAGTCCTGGCCACGGTCTTGATGCTGTGCGTGGTGAGTCTCTTTGGCCTGATACACTATCCCCACGGTCTATTGATCTTGCCCTTGGCTTTGCTGGGTGGCATTGCCTTTGGCTCCATGGGCATGCTTTTTACTTCTTTTGTGCCCCACATAGAGATGTTCAACCTGCCCATTTTCCTCCTCATAAGCCCCATGTTCCTCTTCAGCGGGACGTTCTTCCCCCTGGAGGTGCTTCCCCAGTGGGTAAGACCACTGGCCTGGGCACTTCCTCTGACTCACCTGGTGGAGGCCTCCAGGTCCCTGGCCCTGGGGCGTTTGGAGATGGAGCTTTTCTGGCACCTCCTGTACCTGAGCCTGCTAAGTTCAATATTGTTCCCCCTGGCAATAAGCAGGATGAGGGCCAGGCTCATTAAGTAA
- a CDS encoding ATP-binding cassette domain-containing protein, whose amino-acid sequence MSEQNQVPVIEARDLRKTFGSIVAVEDVCFVVQRGECFGLLGPNGAGKTSTIRMTYGFSPLSGGSLRVFGLDIRDHWRLIRARLGVCQQENSLDPDLSVQENLEVFARYFDIPIPQARSRALELLRFVGLEHRSRSPVSQLSGGMMRRLVLARSLINSPELLILDEPTTGLDPQSRHQVWERLEALKKRGMSILITTHYMEEAARLCDRLIIMDHGRVLTQGSPSDLIKKYVGKNVIELSSPTEEIRAFIRDRGLDHEDLGHRLLIYTQEGQGLFDLLCRGLSAQDCILRMATLEDVFLKLTGRELRE is encoded by the coding sequence ATGTCAGAGCAGAATCAGGTTCCGGTCATAGAGGCTCGTGATCTGAGAAAGACCTTCGGCAGCATCGTGGCAGTGGAAGATGTGTGCTTTGTGGTGCAAAGGGGAGAGTGTTTCGGGCTTCTGGGGCCCAATGGAGCAGGCAAGACCTCCACCATCAGGATGACTTACGGTTTTTCACCCCTTTCTGGGGGCAGCCTGAGGGTCTTCGGGCTGGACATAAGGGATCACTGGAGGCTCATAAGAGCCAGACTGGGTGTCTGTCAGCAGGAAAACAGCCTGGATCCTGATCTTTCAGTGCAAGAGAACCTGGAGGTCTTTGCCAGGTACTTCGACATCCCCATCCCCCAGGCCAGGAGCAGGGCCTTGGAACTGCTCAGATTCGTGGGACTGGAGCACCGCAGCCGCTCTCCTGTGTCACAGCTCTCAGGAGGAATGATGCGGCGTCTTGTGCTTGCCCGTTCCCTCATAAACAGTCCGGAGCTACTGATCCTGGATGAGCCTACCACAGGCCTGGATCCACAATCCAGGCATCAGGTCTGGGAGCGCTTGGAAGCGCTAAAGAAAAGGGGCATGTCCATCCTGATCACCACCCATTACATGGAGGAGGCTGCCAGACTTTGTGACAGGCTGATCATCATGGATCACGGCAGGGTCCTCACCCAGGGATCCCCCTCGGATCTCATCAAGAAGTACGTGGGGAAAAATGTCATAGAGCTTAGCAGTCCCACCGAGGAAATCCGCGCATTCATAAGGGATCGAGGTCTGGATCACGAGGATTTGGGCCACAGACTGCTCATCTACACCCAAGAAGGGCAGGGGCTTTTTGATCTTCTTTGCAGGGGCCTTTCGGCCCAGGACTGCATACTTCGCATGGCCACCCTGGAAGATGTTTTCTTGAAGCTCACAGGGAGGGAATTGAGGGAATGA
- a CDS encoding 6-phosphofructokinase: protein MRKPKVVGVLTGGGDVPGLNPCIKTIVYRAIDEGLKVLGIRKGWAGLLNFNPDEPQSFQENLLWLDKAMVRTIDRTGGTYLHTSRTNPGAVRPKELPGFLREQLPQGQEKGDFTGHVLKVLSHLGVDCLIPIGGDDTLSFAERLHREGFPIVAIPKTMDNDVFGTDYCIGFSTAVTRSVNFIHALRTSAGSHERIAVIELFGRYCGETSLISAYLAGVDRAIISEVPFDPEKLAGLIMEDKRANPSNYAMLTISEGARMIGKEMIQRGEADAYGHKKLGGIGLETGEILRKLTGEDIIFQQLSYLMRSGAPDSLDLMVAVNYATMAVTLALKGIYGRLVALHQGIYTDIPLSTITTGQKRVDVRELYDMEQYRPKVRHVMGKPMFLY from the coding sequence ATGAGAAAGCCTAAGGTGGTGGGAGTCTTGACCGGCGGGGGAGACGTGCCTGGTCTCAACCCGTGCATAAAAACCATAGTTTACAGAGCCATAGATGAGGGGCTTAAGGTTCTAGGCATCAGAAAGGGATGGGCCGGACTTCTTAATTTCAACCCGGATGAGCCACAGAGCTTTCAGGAAAACCTGCTTTGGCTGGACAAGGCCATGGTGCGCACCATAGACCGCACAGGAGGGACTTACCTGCACACCTCCAGGACCAATCCTGGGGCTGTCCGGCCCAAGGAGCTGCCGGGATTCCTCAGGGAGCAGTTACCCCAGGGGCAGGAAAAAGGGGATTTCACCGGGCACGTTCTCAAGGTGCTCTCCCACCTGGGTGTGGACTGCCTCATTCCCATAGGCGGAGATGACACCTTGAGCTTTGCCGAAAGACTCCACAGAGAGGGCTTTCCCATAGTGGCGATACCCAAGACCATGGACAACGATGTTTTCGGCACCGACTACTGCATCGGGTTCTCCACCGCGGTGACCAGGAGCGTAAACTTTATCCACGCCTTGAGAACCTCGGCGGGCTCCCACGAGCGCATAGCAGTAATAGAACTCTTCGGGCGGTATTGCGGGGAGACATCTCTTATCTCCGCTTACCTTGCCGGGGTGGACAGGGCCATAATCTCGGAAGTGCCCTTTGACCCGGAGAAACTGGCAGGCCTCATCATGGAGGACAAGAGGGCCAATCCCAGCAACTACGCCATGCTGACCATCTCCGAAGGCGCCCGCATGATAGGCAAAGAAATGATCCAAAGGGGCGAGGCCGACGCATACGGCCACAAGAAACTGGGTGGGATAGGCCTTGAAACTGGTGAGATATTGAGGAAACTAACCGGAGAAGACATCATCTTTCAGCAGCTCTCCTACCTGATGAGAAGCGGCGCGCCGGATTCCCTAGACCTGATGGTGGCGGTCAATTACGCCACCATGGCAGTAACCCTTGCCCTCAAGGGCATCTACGGCAGGTTGGTGGCCCTTCACCAAGGCATCTACACAGACATACCTCTGAGCACCATAACCACAGGTCAGAAGCGTGTGGACGTAAGAGAACTCTATGATATGGAGCAATACCGCCCCAAGGTAAGACATGTGATGGGTAAGCCCATGTTCCTTTATTGA
- a CDS encoding radical SAM protein, with protein MLLMEVNPYVPASLPISLGYLASVLGREGHRVKLLNIGESTELSVAGLQSLLAEFKPGLVGMAAYQRNMLLLKGLCRLIKETEPGTRIILGGPQATFMPSEALKELPDVDFICRAEGEMVITEVTSALESGCLEKPVRGTTTRLASDHWEDGEEMEPPEDLDKYPSPFLDQVLDLQELEEAILLTSRGCPYGCVFCYTPRACKRRIRYHSVERVLEEMTWLNGKGIRRFWMADPSFSFQRERTQEILEGILRRGIHASLWLETRADLVDKELLALMAKAGVRVVAYGLESASQRVLELLGKSISLETLGRAVNMSRSHGLDVELFSQYGLPGETQQDAIMTLEFVRSLVPIRGNTNAQQMRLYFGAALTDDPESYGIRPLDRERPAYISVGARYETKWMSAEQIHQVRDLWQAASLDGGKRMVS; from the coding sequence GTGCTGCTCATGGAGGTGAACCCCTACGTGCCAGCTTCCCTTCCCATATCTTTGGGCTATCTGGCTTCGGTGCTGGGAAGGGAGGGACACAGGGTAAAGCTCTTGAACATAGGAGAGTCCACGGAACTCTCCGTGGCAGGACTGCAGAGCCTACTGGCCGAATTCAAGCCCGGGTTGGTGGGCATGGCCGCCTATCAGAGAAACATGCTGCTGCTCAAGGGACTATGCAGATTGATAAAGGAAACGGAGCCTGGTACCAGAATCATCCTGGGAGGCCCTCAGGCCACATTCATGCCTTCGGAAGCCCTCAAGGAGCTGCCGGATGTGGACTTCATCTGCAGGGCAGAGGGGGAGATGGTCATAACAGAGGTGACCAGCGCTCTGGAATCAGGCTGCCTGGAAAAACCAGTAAGGGGTACCACCACAAGGCTCGCCTCTGACCACTGGGAGGATGGAGAAGAGATGGAGCCTCCAGAGGACTTGGACAAGTACCCATCTCCTTTCTTGGATCAGGTGCTAGATTTGCAGGAGCTGGAAGAGGCCATACTCTTGACCTCCAGGGGTTGCCCCTATGGGTGTGTTTTCTGCTATACCCCAAGGGCATGCAAAAGACGCATCAGGTACCACTCTGTGGAGCGTGTACTGGAAGAGATGACCTGGCTCAATGGAAAAGGTATAAGACGATTTTGGATGGCAGATCCCAGCTTTTCCTTCCAGAGGGAACGCACCCAAGAGATCCTGGAGGGGATCCTCAGAAGGGGTATTCATGCAAGCCTCTGGCTTGAGACCAGGGCGGACCTCGTGGACAAGGAGCTTTTGGCACTTATGGCCAAAGCAGGGGTCAGGGTGGTGGCCTATGGACTGGAGTCAGCCTCGCAGAGGGTCTTGGAGCTGCTAGGCAAAAGTATTTCCCTTGAGACTCTTGGCAGGGCCGTGAATATGAGCCGGAGCCACGGGCTTGATGTGGAGCTCTTCAGCCAGTACGGACTTCCTGGAGAGACCCAGCAAGATGCGATTATGACTCTGGAGTTTGTGCGCTCCCTGGTGCCCATACGGGGCAACACCAACGCACAGCAGATGAGGCTCTATTTTGGAGCTGCCTTGACAGATGACCCCGAGAGTTACGGCATACGTCCCCTGGACCGTGAGCGACCTGCCTACATCTCTGTGGGGGCCAGATATGAGACAAAATGGATGAGCGCAGAGCAGATACATCAAGTCCGGGATCTTTGGCAAGCAGCCTCCCTAGACGGTGGAAAGAGGATGGTATCTTGA
- a CDS encoding amidohydrolase family protein, translating into MLLSDLTSTPVVDSHVHVFPDRLAQAVRKWFSCHAWEFYEHGSAEQLLSKLFKAGLHGAVLLAYAHKPGISQGLNEFVANLTEKFPRAVGLATVHPGDRDPRGILRRAFQELKLKGVKLHCHVQLVAPDDPVLDWVYQTALDWGFPVIIHAGNEPYTPAYGLDVRQITGAHRVERVLKRFPELKLIVPHLGFGESQLFYALLDKYPNLYLDTTMMLAGFFPVCVEREPLLRYCQRILYGSDYPHIPYEWDRELKALISLELGDAPNGMILWENARELFGFGL; encoded by the coding sequence ATGTTGTTGTCGGATCTGACTTCCACACCAGTGGTGGACTCCCACGTGCACGTTTTTCCGGATCGTCTGGCCCAAGCAGTGAGAAAATGGTTTTCGTGCCATGCTTGGGAATTCTATGAGCATGGCAGCGCTGAGCAACTCCTAAGCAAGCTCTTCAAAGCTGGTTTGCACGGGGCAGTGCTTTTGGCCTATGCCCACAAGCCTGGGATTTCCCAGGGCTTGAACGAGTTTGTGGCCAATTTGACAGAGAAATTCCCCCGGGCCGTGGGCCTGGCCACAGTGCACCCGGGGGACAGGGACCCCAGGGGAATTCTGAGGAGGGCTTTTCAGGAGCTGAAATTGAAGGGGGTAAAGTTGCACTGCCATGTGCAGCTTGTGGCCCCCGATGACCCGGTTCTGGATTGGGTTTACCAAACAGCCTTGGACTGGGGGTTTCCGGTTATCATTCATGCCGGCAATGAGCCCTACACACCGGCCTACGGTTTGGATGTAAGACAAATAACAGGCGCCCACAGGGTAGAGCGGGTCCTGAAGCGCTTCCCAGAGCTAAAATTGATAGTTCCGCATCTGGGTTTTGGGGAGTCACAGCTCTTCTACGCACTCCTGGACAAATATCCCAACCTGTACCTGGACACCACCATGATGCTGGCCGGGTTTTTCCCGGTGTGTGTAGAAAGAGAGCCCTTGTTGCGCTACTGTCAGAGGATCCTATACGGAAGCGATTATCCACACATTCCTTATGAATGGGACAGGGAGCTCAAGGCGCTCATTAGCCTGGAACTGGGGGATGCTCCTAATGGAATGATTTTGTGGGAGAATGCCAGGGAGCTTTTTGGTTTTGGGCTTTGA
- a CDS encoding PAS domain S-box protein, with translation MERETPPKPWDSDAERRLFLTLVENSLVGIYLFQHDRIIYLNPTFEKILGRDAAQIYSSDIFEFIHPEDREMVRSKARERLAGTLSPEPYSFRILNPKEGVRWVVLLAHRIMYRGEAALLGNVTDVTEVIRSQQELQRTNALLEGLFAAMPDAAAILDQEGRITRINQAFQSLFGYSQQEAVGRLMWELIEPEDRTGEGFQNQRRVLAGEIVCLETQRRKKDGSILDVVITGYPIRSGDEIYGIYAIYKDVTAQKMAQRSLEEAETRYMELVEQVPAGVYEIDVETARFLTINNYMIRVFGYSREEFLSMTGYDLWTDEGKEILRQRISRLLQGQEVPHVVEYPGRTKDGKEIWARVYSHFSRNREGKLVARVVLLDVTEQRRLEQELLQAQKMEAVGRLAGGVAHEINNALTSVLAYADLIFLSTKAGEPFHDEAREIKEGAMRAASITSQLLAFSRKQIIRPQVMDLNSLIRNFTRMLAPLLGENIWLSTRLFPRPLWIKIDPNQMEQIILNLAINARDAMPKGGKLFLETDIAHLDESYGRDHGISLTPGPYVRLSVTDTGVGMDPKTLERIFEPFFTTKEVGKGTGLGLSTVYGIVRQNHGYIWAYSEPGQGTTFKIYLPMEAEDIAVLDREPWAASEAVLSGSETVLVVEDSAPVRKLVRTILERHGYKVLEAASGEAALSLLQERKSKVDLVLTDVVLPGMAGPEMAQKAREMIPGLKFIYMSGYTGEFMEEKGVLEKGLDIIEKPFSPEALVYKVRRILDG, from the coding sequence ATGGAGAGGGAGACCCCGCCTAAGCCCTGGGATTCGGATGCCGAAAGAAGGCTTTTTCTCACTCTTGTAGAAAATTCCCTGGTGGGCATTTATCTGTTTCAACACGATAGAATCATCTATTTGAACCCAACCTTCGAGAAGATCTTGGGTAGAGATGCAGCCCAAATATACTCGTCTGATATCTTTGAGTTCATCCATCCCGAGGACCGTGAGATGGTCCGCAGCAAAGCTCGTGAGCGCCTGGCGGGCACCCTCAGCCCGGAGCCATACAGCTTCAGGATCCTTAACCCCAAAGAGGGAGTGAGATGGGTGGTGCTTCTGGCCCACAGAATCATGTATAGAGGTGAGGCGGCCTTGTTGGGGAACGTGACCGATGTCACCGAAGTGATCCGCTCCCAACAAGAGCTTCAAAGGACCAACGCCCTCTTGGAAGGGCTTTTTGCAGCAATGCCCGATGCCGCTGCCATCTTGGATCAGGAAGGCAGGATCACCAGAATCAACCAGGCTTTCCAAAGCCTTTTCGGATACAGCCAGCAAGAGGCCGTGGGCCGGCTCATGTGGGAACTCATTGAACCTGAGGATCGCACTGGAGAGGGATTCCAAAATCAAAGGAGGGTGCTGGCAGGGGAAATTGTGTGCCTGGAGACCCAGCGAAGAAAAAAGGACGGTTCAATCCTGGATGTGGTCATCACAGGCTACCCCATCAGGTCTGGAGATGAGATCTATGGCATCTACGCCATCTATAAGGACGTGACAGCTCAAAAGATGGCCCAACGCTCCCTGGAAGAAGCCGAGACAAGGTACATGGAGCTGGTTGAGCAGGTACCGGCCGGTGTTTACGAGATAGATGTGGAGACAGCCCGTTTCTTGACCATAAATAATTACATGATCCGCGTCTTCGGCTATTCCCGGGAGGAATTTCTCTCCATGACCGGGTACGACCTGTGGACAGATGAAGGCAAGGAAATCCTTAGGCAACGCATCAGTAGACTTCTCCAGGGTCAAGAGGTTCCCCATGTGGTGGAGTACCCTGGTCGAACCAAGGACGGTAAGGAAATCTGGGCAAGGGTCTACTCCCATTTTTCCAGGAACAGGGAAGGAAAGCTTGTAGCCAGGGTGGTGCTTCTGGATGTGACGGAGCAGAGGCGCCTGGAACAAGAGCTTTTGCAGGCCCAGAAGATGGAGGCCGTGGGAAGGCTAGCAGGAGGTGTGGCCCACGAGATCAACAATGCCCTGACCAGTGTGCTGGCCTATGCGGATCTCATATTTCTCTCCACCAAGGCCGGGGAGCCTTTCCACGACGAGGCACGTGAGATCAAAGAAGGAGCCATGAGAGCCGCTTCCATCACCAGCCAGCTCCTGGCCTTTAGCCGCAAGCAGATCATAAGACCCCAAGTGATGGATCTGAACTCATTGATTCGGAATTTTACACGCATGCTGGCCCCACTGCTGGGGGAGAACATCTGGTTAAGCACAAGGCTCTTCCCAAGACCTTTGTGGATAAAGATAGATCCCAACCAGATGGAACAAATCATACTCAACTTGGCGATCAATGCCAGGGATGCCATGCCCAAGGGTGGGAAGCTTTTCTTGGAAACAGACATAGCCCATCTAGATGAGTCCTACGGCAGGGACCACGGGATCAGCCTGACGCCAGGGCCTTATGTCAGGCTTTCGGTGACCGACACCGGAGTGGGCATGGATCCTAAGACCTTGGAGAGGATCTTTGAGCCCTTTTTCACCACAAAGGAAGTGGGAAAAGGCACAGGCCTCGGGCTCTCCACGGTTTATGGAATAGTAAGACAAAACCATGGATACATCTGGGCTTACAGCGAGCCGGGTCAAGGCACCACCTTCAAGATATATCTTCCCATGGAGGCTGAGGACATAGCTGTTTTGGATAGAGAGCCGTGGGCTGCCTCAGAGGCCGTGCTTTCAGGAAGCGAGACGGTTCTGGTGGTAGAGGATTCGGCTCCAGTAAGAAAGCTGGTTAGGACCATCCTGGAGCGTCACGGTTACAAGGTGCTGGAGGCTGCCAGCGGGGAAGCAGCCCTTAGCTTGTTGCAAGAACGGAAGTCCAAAGTGGATCTGGTGCTCACAGATGTGGTACTTCCTGGAATGGCCGGGCCTGAGATGGCCCAAAAGGCCAGAGAAATGATTCCAGGACTGAAATTTATCTACATGTCCGGGTACACGGGAGAATTCATGGAGGAAAAAGGTGTGCTGGAAAAGGGTTTGGATATCATAGAGAAACCCTTTTCCCCAGAAGCCCTCGTGTACAAAGTCAGGCGGATACTGGATGGCTAG